In Helicobacter bilis, a genomic segment contains:
- a CDS encoding 2-isopropylmalate synthase → MNHTKYKRGYFMPPNSNKDSKSYLEWSKKEYIESAPLWCSVDLRDGNQALITPMSLEEKITFFKLLLQIGFKDIEVGFPAASETEYRFLRTLIEQNLIPKDVRLQVLTQAREHIIKRTFEALQGCPNAIVHFYNSTSYAQREQVFRKSKEDVKKIAIDGALCVKQIAQETEGNFSFEYSPESFSGTEIDYALEVSNAVIDIFKPTQDKKFILNLPATVEMSLPHIYAQQVEFMSKNLLHRENVLISLHPHNDRGCAVASAELGILAGADRIEGTLFGNGERTGNVDIITLALNLTTHGVNSKLDFSNLPHICDVYESVTKMQVYERQPYAGKLVFAAFSGSHQDAIAKGMAYHKEKNLSTWSVPYLPLDPQDVGRVYESDVIRINSQSGKGGIAYILHEHYGANLPPLFREEFSYYIKDISDKAHKELSPSEICEIFEKDFVNVAEHLEIGEFSFDTHENECEVRIELIKPQKKSIDSKGNGRLDSIANALREHLNLSFDILDYSEHALKNGSNAKAIAYVQIESNGKKYFGAGIDNDIIKASVYALVSALNRAYAKGITRF, encoded by the coding sequence ATGAATCACACAAAATACAAACGCGGCTACTTTATGCCCCCAAATTCTAACAAAGATTCTAAATCGTATTTAGAATGGAGCAAAAAAGAGTATATAGAGTCCGCACCTTTATGGTGTAGCGTGGATTTACGCGATGGGAATCAAGCTCTAATCACCCCTATGAGCTTGGAAGAAAAAATCACATTTTTTAAACTCCTGCTGCAAATTGGCTTTAAAGATATTGAGGTTGGATTCCCCGCGGCAAGTGAAACCGAATACCGCTTTTTGCGAACACTCATAGAGCAGAATCTAATCCCAAAAGATGTGCGTTTGCAGGTGCTTACTCAAGCAAGAGAGCATATCATCAAACGCACTTTTGAAGCATTACAAGGCTGTCCTAATGCGATAGTGCATTTTTATAACTCAACTTCCTACGCCCAAAGAGAGCAGGTCTTTAGAAAGTCAAAAGAAGATGTGAAAAAAATCGCCATTGATGGGGCGTTATGCGTGAAGCAAATCGCACAAGAGACAGAGGGCAATTTCTCTTTTGAATACTCGCCAGAAAGTTTTAGCGGCACAGAGATTGACTACGCACTTGAAGTCAGCAATGCTGTGATTGATATTTTTAAGCCCACACAGGATAAAAAGTTTATTTTGAATCTCCCTGCCACCGTTGAGATGAGCCTGCCTCATATTTACGCGCAACAAGTGGAGTTTATGAGTAAGAATCTTTTGCATAGGGAAAATGTGCTTATATCCTTGCACCCGCATAATGATAGGGGTTGTGCGGTAGCGAGTGCTGAGCTTGGAATCTTAGCAGGGGCAGATAGGATTGAAGGCACACTTTTTGGCAATGGCGAACGCACAGGGAATGTGGATATTATCACCCTAGCGTTAAATCTCACCACACACGGCGTAAATTCTAAGCTTGATTTTAGCAATCTCCCGCATATTTGCGATGTGTATGAATCTGTAACAAAAATGCAAGTGTATGAGCGGCAACCCTATGCCGGAAAGCTTGTCTTTGCTGCCTTTTCTGGCTCTCATCAAGACGCTATTGCTAAGGGTATGGCGTATCACAAAGAGAAAAATCTTAGCACTTGGAGTGTGCCTTATCTCCCGCTTGACCCGCAAGATGTGGGGCGAGTGTATGAAAGCGATGTGATACGCATAAACTCACAGAGTGGCAAGGGCGGTATTGCCTACATTTTGCACGAGCATTATGGGGCGAATCTGCCGCCACTTTTTAGAGAGGAATTTTCCTACTATATTAAGGACATTTCGGACAAAGCACATAAGGAGCTTAGCCCAAGTGAGATATGTGAGATTTTTGAAAAGGATTTTGTGAATGTTGCGGAGCATTTAGAGATAGGCGAGTTTAGCTTTGATACGCACGAAAATGAATGTGAAGTGCGTATAGAGCTAATAAAACCGCAAAAAAAGAGCATAGATTCCAAAGGCAATGGGCGACTTGATAGCATAGCAAATGCGTTGAGAGAGCATTTAAATCTAAGCTTTGATATACTAGATTACAGCGAACACGCTTTGAAAAATGGCTCAAATGCTAAGGCGATAGCCTATGTGCAAATTGAATCTAATGGCAAAAAATACTTTGGCGCAGGGATTGATAATGATATTATCAAAGCTTCAGTGTATGCGTTAGTGAGTGCGTTAAATCGTGCGTATGCGAAAGGTATAACTAGATTCTAA
- the hisS gene encoding histidine--tRNA ligase: protein MIQPRTLSGFKDRLPQEAYAKASIVEKVSEVFLSYGFMPIETPHLEYADILVKQGSEEIQKELYRFRDHGDRDVALRFDQTVPLARFITQHRHELIMPFKRYVIGNVFRGERAQKGRYREFTQCDFDFIGSDSLSCDAEILQVIYSSLNALGLQEFTIWINHRDILNGIFAYFGLHDNVESGLRIIDKLDKIGLDEVQKELQKELNITAEKAQEICRLVMIKQTSHYSDFFKEIAYLKDYNEILRKGLQDLESMFSILDDLELDISSCRINFSIARGLGYYTGIVYETTLNRLKSIGSVCSGGRYDNLTQSFSKERLSGVGASIGLDRLIAALMELELLELRGTMVRVLLIVTNEAYFAFAHKIAEALRHSNVKAEVYPDAVKIKKSLGYANAKGHEFSIIIGDEEFQTKTLSVKNMTSGIQIEKVSFLHALQVVRNS, encoded by the coding sequence CTGATACAACCACGCACATTAAGTGGATTTAAAGACAGATTGCCACAAGAGGCTTATGCAAAAGCGAGTATTGTGGAAAAAGTGAGTGAAGTGTTTTTAAGCTATGGTTTTATGCCTATTGAGACACCGCATTTAGAGTATGCTGACATTTTGGTGAAGCAAGGAAGCGAAGAGATACAAAAGGAATTGTATCGATTTAGAGACCATGGCGATAGAGATGTCGCCTTGCGATTTGATCAAACCGTGCCATTAGCGCGTTTTATCACGCAGCACAGACATGAATTAATCATGCCTTTTAAACGCTATGTGATAGGCAATGTATTCCGTGGGGAACGCGCACAAAAGGGGCGATATAGGGAATTTACACAATGTGATTTTGACTTTATTGGGAGTGATTCGCTAAGTTGTGATGCAGAGATTTTGCAGGTTATTTATAGTTCACTTAATGCACTTGGTTTGCAGGAATTTACCATTTGGATTAATCATAGAGATATTTTGAATGGAATCTTTGCATATTTTGGCTTGCATGATAATGTTGAATCTGGTTTGCGTATCATAGATAAACTTGATAAGATTGGACTTGATGAAGTGCAAAAAGAATTGCAAAAAGAGCTAAATATTACAGCAGAAAAAGCACAAGAGATTTGCAGACTTGTTATGATTAAGCAGACTTCACATTATAGTGATTTCTTTAAAGAGATTGCCTACCTTAAAGATTATAATGAGATATTGCGTAAAGGATTGCAAGATTTAGAATCTATGTTTAGTATTCTTGATGATTTGGAGCTTGATATATCGAGTTGTCGTATCAACTTTTCTATTGCAAGAGGGCTTGGATACTATACAGGCATTGTGTATGAAACAACGCTAAATAGACTAAAAAGTATCGGGAGTGTTTGTAGTGGCGGTCGCTATGATAATTTGACACAAAGTTTTAGCAAAGAGCGATTAAGTGGCGTTGGTGCGAGTATTGGTCTTGATAGGCTTATTGCGGCATTAATGGAGCTTGAGCTTTTAGAGTTGCGTGGGACTATGGTGAGAGTGCTACTGATTGTAACGAATGAGGCGTATTTTGCCTTCGCACATAAGATCGCAGAGGCTTTAAGACATAGCAATGTAAAAGCTGAAGTCTATCCAGATGCAGTAAAGATTAAGAAGTCTCTCGGCTATGCAAACGCAAAAGGGCATGAATTCAGCATAATTATTGGTGATGAAGAGTTTCAAACAAAAACGCTTTCTGTCAAAAATATGACTTCAGGCATACAGATTGAGAAAGTAAGCTTTTTACACGCATTGCAAGTTGTAAGAAATTCTTAA